In the genome of Sphingomonas alpina, the window AGGGGATTCCACAAGGGCGGCCCCTTGCCTGAATGGCTCTATGAAGCCGGCATCGGCGAACAGCGCGCCGTGCTGGTCGAAGGCGACACGATCATCATGGCGCGGATCGAACCCGACAGCATCGGCCCGCTGGTCGGCACCGTCGCGGTTGCGCGCCTGGTCGACATCACAATCAAGGGCCGCGAAGGCCGGGTCATATTCGATGATGGTGCGGAGGCCCTGCTCTCCCCGCTTCCCGCCGGCATCACCCAGGGCGCCAGGCTGAGCGTCGAAATCATCCGCGAGGCCATTCCCGAACCCGGCCGCGCCAAGCTTGCCCGCTGTGCCCCAAGCGATTCGCCCCCTGTCACCGGCGCGGACCTGCTCGCGCGGATCACCGCCACTGGCCACCCGGTCCGGCAATGCCGCGCACATGAAGCCGATCATCTCGAGGCGGCGGGCTGGTCCGAAATACTGGAAGAAGCGACCAACGGGGAGATTGATTTTGCCGGCGGCGCGCTGCGCATGACGCCGACCCCGGCGATGACCCTGTTCGATGTCGATGGCGGCGGACCGCTTGAGCCGCTTGCCATTGCCGCAGCGCATGCCGTCGCGGCCGCGATCCTGCGCCATGATATCGGCGGATCGATCGGCATCGACTTTCCGACGCTCGCCGGCAAGGCCGCGCGCCAGGCCGTCGCCGCCGCGATCGACGCGGCTTTGCCGCTGCCGTTCGAGCGCACCGCGATGAATGGCTTCGGTTTTCTGCAGATCGTCCGCCCGCGCACCCGCGCATCGCTGCCCGAGCGGTTGCGCGCCGATCCCGCCGGCGCCGAGACGCGCGCGCTGCTGCGGATGATCGAGCGTATTCCCCCGCCGGCCCCGCGACACCATATCGTACCCCGACGCGTCAGCGACCTGCTGGCGACGCGGCGCGACTGGCGCGATGCGCTGGCCCGCCGTACCGGCGTCGAGCCGATATTCGAGACGAGAGAGATATGAAGAAAATCGCCTGCCCGATCTGCGGCAAGCCCCCGAGCGACACACACAAGCCGTTCTGCGGCCAGGGGTGCCGCGACCGCGACCTGCTGCAATGGCTCGGCGAGGGCTATCGCATTCCCGCCGGCCCGGCCGATCCGGAAGCGGAAAATGACGCCCAGACCGGACTGGACACCGCCGATAACGATGACTAAGAGGCCGCCTCCTGTCGGATATATCCGGCAGCGCCCGAGTAGCTCAGTTGGTAGAGCACACGATTGAAAATCGTGGTGTCGGTGGTTCGAACCCGCCCTCGGGCACCATTTTTCCCTGGTGCCGTCACAAGTCAGGATCCGAACTGGTACAGGTCGGAGTCCGGGTCGCCGTCATGGCCGCGCGCTGCCAGCGTGAATCCGCGTCCGGTCAGCAGCCGGACCGAGATCAGGTTGCGCGGATCGACCGTCGCGCGGACCGGATCGATGCCGCGTCCGACCGCGAATTCAACCAGCGCCGACAGAATTTCGCCGCCATAGCCTCGCCGCCAGAACGCGCGGGCCAGACCGTAGATGATCTCCTGCGATCCGTCCGCCGGTCGCGCGACCCCGGCCCAGCCGATCATCAGCCCGTCCTCCTTTCGCACCACCGCCCCGGTGCCATAGCCGTGGCGGGCGAGGTTCTCGGCCGACCTGACCACCCACAAGGCCGCATCCTCGGCCGACAGCGCAGTGCCGTCATCGACGAATCGCGCCACCAGCGGGTCGGCGAACAATGCCACCAGAGTCACCGCGTCGGTTGCTACGAAAGGCCGGATGATCAGGCGCGGCGTTTCCAGCCTGCCGTCCCGGATCATGCGCCCGCGTCCCGCGACGCGGCGCATGACCGCCGGCCGGCAATGGCGATCGATTCGAGCGTCGCGGCGTCCGCACCGTCACGAGCGACGATCGACATGCCGTGCTGGAGCGAGGCGTAAAAGGCGGCGGCAGCGGCACAATCGAACTGCGTCGGCAATTGCCGGTCCGCCACGGCGCGCTCGAATCGCCGCCGCAGCTGGTCCAGGTTCATCGCGCGGTGACGCTTCAACGTGTCGCACACCGGGTGGCTCGATGGCCCGGCCGAGCGGGCGCCGAGCACGATCATGCAGCCCCTGGGCGTCGCTTCATCGCTGTACGAGCGCGCGGTGTTCATCAGGAAAGCACCGATCGCGTCGACGATATCGGGCTCACGGTCCAGCGCTTCCCAGATTTCGGTCCCGACACAGCCCTTGTAACGATCGACCGCCTCGCGAAACAGCGCCTCCTTGCTGCCGAATGCGGCGTAGAGGCTGGGCGAGGCGATGCCCATGGCATCGGTCAGGTCGGTCATCGACGTCTCTTCGAAGCCATTCTCCCAGAACAGCTCCATCGCTCGCTGCAACGCCGCGTCACGGTCGAATGCCCGGGGGCGGCCACGTCTTTCCATTGCTCAACTCTTTTTGTGTCATCCATTACAATAATCGGTTGACGCGTGGTTGCAAGGCGTTGCAGGAATTCTGTGTTGATCGACACACAAAAGGAATGAGCATGGAAAATCTCGGTGGAAAAGTGGCTTTGGTCACTGGCGGCAGCCGTGGGATCGGCGCTGCGATCGCCAAGCGGCTGGCGCGGGACGGTGCGGCCGTCGCCATCACCTATGTGCGGGGCGCCGGGCCGGCACAGCAGGTCGTGCAGGCGATCGAGGAAGCGGGTGGCCGCGCGCTGGCGATTCAAAGCGACAATCGCGATCCCGTCGCCGTCGAGGCGGCCGTGGCGGAGGTCGCGCACGCCTTTGGCCGGATCGATATCCTGGTCAATAATGCCGGCATCTTTCACGCCGCGCCGATCGCCGATCTGACCGCGAGCGATTTCGACGACACCATGGCG includes:
- a CDS encoding ribonuclease, with the protein product MPEWLYEAGIGEQRAVLVEGDTIIMARIEPDSIGPLVGTVAVARLVDITIKGREGRVIFDDGAEALLSPLPAGITQGARLSVEIIREAIPEPGRAKLARCAPSDSPPVTGADLLARITATGHPVRQCRAHEADHLEAAGWSEILEEATNGEIDFAGGALRMTPTPAMTLFDVDGGGPLEPLAIAAAHAVAAAILRHDIGGSIGIDFPTLAGKAARQAVAAAIDAALPLPFERTAMNGFGFLQIVRPRTRASLPERLRADPAGAETRALLRMIERIPPPAPRHHIVPRRVSDLLATRRDWRDALARRTGVEPIFETREI
- a CDS encoding DNA gyrase inhibitor YacG, which produces MKKIACPICGKPPSDTHKPFCGQGCRDRDLLQWLGEGYRIPAGPADPEAENDAQTGLDTADNDD
- a CDS encoding GNAT family N-acetyltransferase, whose product is MRRVAGRGRMIRDGRLETPRLIIRPFVATDAVTLVALFADPLVARFVDDGTALSAEDAALWVVRSAENLARHGYGTGAVVRKEDGLMIGWAGVARPADGSQEIIYGLARAFWRRGYGGEILSALVEFAVGRGIDPVRATVDPRNLISVRLLTGRGFTLAARGHDGDPDSDLYQFGS
- a CDS encoding TetR/AcrR family transcriptional regulator; translation: MERRGRPRAFDRDAALQRAMELFWENGFEETSMTDLTDAMGIASPSLYAAFGSKEALFREAVDRYKGCVGTEIWEALDREPDIVDAIGAFLMNTARSYSDEATPRGCMIVLGARSAGPSSHPVCDTLKRHRAMNLDQLRRRFERAVADRQLPTQFDCAAAAAFYASLQHGMSIVARDGADAATLESIAIAGRRSCAASRDAGA